One Chryseobacterium wanjuense genomic region harbors:
- a CDS encoding tetratricopeptide repeat protein, translating into MKKILLFLIGMLTFNSCTRPQNELNQYFFDINQEVSIAVDEHQPERIKAIYDRELKKYKEFKTNQYLISSKFVELSLYQNNYNKKKQLLLYKLIQINNGQYNYISIVCNYHLSIQYENTSPELSLEFLNKAICLDEKSKKKYFLPHLYHQKGRYYYKSKDYNKALIYFNKSLKALDKNNILFIASMHNNFALCYYKLGKTNLAIKETNRAIQLLKEKKNKVAEDDLFLYYILGNLGDYYMELKNYDKAKELYNAEFNFDKSGNFLNEIMGPSKRLFNLLTLTNDHQGLKELIVYLIKKEEELVTIQDKIQANKFIQIYYANHNDFQNLKIFSEKGIKLNDQYKAQVEKSHMETSDLLNQYIIKNVNQKYDYEKKRSFLLKLVFFLSIILSATIIIYIITHNKKERELMENQKIILEDNKKLLEQDLEIQDQKLKNLYLRLNLKMETEKAFLESLKNLKKLRIQEPEQILKDLLLKVTNLLDIDKRDYDLLTESSLQNEHFIKKLSLQFSRLTKYELKLCVYFRLELSSKEIASFENTTPNTIRVYKTKIKTKIGLDKNSSLDQFLKSV; encoded by the coding sequence ATGAAGAAAATTTTATTATTTCTGATCGGAATGTTGACATTTAATTCTTGCACACGTCCTCAAAATGAACTTAATCAATATTTTTTTGATATTAATCAAGAAGTTTCCATAGCCGTTGATGAACACCAACCGGAAAGGATCAAAGCTATTTATGACCGAGAGCTTAAAAAATATAAAGAATTTAAAACTAATCAGTATCTAATAAGCAGCAAATTTGTAGAACTTTCCCTTTATCAAAATAATTATAATAAAAAAAAGCAACTATTGCTATATAAACTTATCCAAATAAACAATGGTCAATACAATTATATTTCTATCGTATGTAATTACCATCTTTCCATCCAATACGAAAATACTTCTCCTGAACTCTCTCTAGAATTTCTGAATAAAGCTATATGCCTTGATGAAAAATCAAAAAAGAAATATTTTCTTCCTCACTTGTATCATCAAAAAGGTAGATATTACTATAAATCTAAAGATTACAACAAAGCATTAATCTATTTTAATAAATCTTTAAAAGCCCTTGATAAAAACAATATTCTTTTTATAGCCTCAATGCATAATAATTTTGCATTGTGTTATTACAAATTAGGGAAAACAAATTTAGCTATTAAGGAGACCAATAGGGCAATACAATTATTAAAGGAAAAGAAAAATAAAGTTGCAGAAGATGATCTTTTTTTATATTATATACTAGGAAACCTAGGAGATTATTATATGGAACTCAAAAATTATGACAAAGCAAAAGAATTATATAATGCCGAATTCAATTTTGACAAGAGCGGCAATTTTCTAAATGAAATTATGGGTCCTAGCAAAAGATTATTTAATTTGCTTACTCTGACAAACGACCATCAAGGTCTCAAAGAACTTATTGTATATCTGATCAAAAAAGAGGAAGAATTAGTAACAATACAAGACAAGATACAAGCTAACAAATTTATTCAAATTTATTACGCGAATCATAATGATTTTCAAAATTTAAAAATATTTTCTGAAAAAGGTATCAAACTGAATGACCAGTACAAGGCTCAGGTAGAGAAAAGTCACATGGAAACCTCTGATCTACTTAATCAATATATTATAAAAAATGTAAATCAAAAATATGATTATGAAAAAAAAAGAAGCTTTTTGCTTAAATTGGTTTTCTTCCTTTCCATTATTTTATCTGCAACTATCATTATATATATTATTACTCATAATAAAAAAGAACGAGAGTTGATGGAGAACCAAAAAATTATCCTTGAAGATAATAAGAAACTTCTTGAGCAAGATCTAGAAATTCAGGATCAGAAACTAAAGAATTTATATTTAAGACTTAATCTTAAAATGGAAACGGAGAAAGCTTTTCTTGAAAGTTTAAAAAATTTAAAAAAACTTAGAATTCAAGAACCAGAGCAGATCTTAAAAGATCTTCTGCTGAAAGTAACAAACCTACTTGACATCGACAAAAGGGATTATGATTTGTTAACAGAGAGTTCTTTACAAAATGAACATTTTATCAAAAAACTTTCACTGCAATTTTCACGTCTGACAAAATACGAATTGAAACTCTGTGTCTACTTTAGACTTGAGCTTTCTTCAAAGGAAATTGCTTCTTTTGAAAATACAACTCCAAATACTATAAGAGTATATAAGACAAAAATAAAAACAAAAATAGGTCTCGATAAAAATTCTAGCTTAGATCAGTTTTTAAAAAGTGTCTAA